In one Oryza glaberrima chromosome 2, OglaRS2, whole genome shotgun sequence genomic region, the following are encoded:
- the LOC127763273 gene encoding probable glucosamine 6-phosphate N-acetyltransferase 2, with protein sequence MASTSPEPSAAAAAAAAVAETGCSVQIRRLEATDHEKGFVALLSQLSACPDLTASEFAACFADLAALGDDHVILVAEDPAAPESRILATGCLFVERKFLRGGGKVGHVEDVVVDAAARGRGLGLRVVRRLVEIAKEAGCYKVILDCTPELRAYYAKCGFVEKGVQMAIYF encoded by the coding sequence ATGGCATCCACCTCGCCGgaaccctccgccgccgccgccgccgccgccgccgtcgcggagaCCGGCTGTTCCGTCCAAATCCGTCGCCTGGAGGCGACAGACCACGAGAAGGGATTCGTGGCCCTCCTCTCGCAGCTCTCCGCATGCCCGGACCTCACCGCGTCCGAGTTCGCCGCGTGCTTCGCCGACCTCGCGGCCCTCGGCGACGACCACGTCATCCTCGTGGCCGAGGACCCCGCCGCCCCGGAGAGTCGGATCCTCGCCACGGGGTGCCTCTTCGTGGAGCGCAAGttcctgcgcggcggcgggaaggtGGGGCACGTGGAGGACGTCgtggtcgacgccgccgcgcgcggccgcgggctCGGGCTCCGCGTCGTGCGTCGCCTCGTGGAGATCGCCAAGGAGGCCGGATGCTACAAGGTCATCCTCGACTGCACGCCCGAGCTACGCGCGTACTATGCCAAGTGCGGATTCGTGGAGAAGGGGGTTCAGATGGCAATCtacttctga
- the LOC127763827 gene encoding uncharacterized protein LOC127763827 produces the protein MVVYTQEHVYRHPWDRVTAAAWRKFTDPASRTALSHVADVHTLHRRVDPEAGRLQAARSITVRSPPLPFILRRLLPAAASSPSGAALCHCVETSLVDAPRRAMDVVVRNVSLRGLIEVEERSTYRPHPERPEEWTQFRQETTIRCRPLSALAAVAEKVETRCAERFLQNSAKGREVVERICRYLEAEAAGAASSAI, from the coding sequence ATGGTGGTGTACACGCAGGAGCACGTGTACCGGCACCCGTGGGACcgcgtcacggcggcggcgtggcggaagTTCACCGACCCGGCGTCGCGCACGGCGCTCTCCCACGTCGCCGACGTCCACAccctccaccgccgcgtcgACCCGGAGGCGGGGCGGCTGCAGGCTGCGCGCTCCATCACGGTGCGCTCCCCGCCGCTCCCCttcatcctccgccgcctcctccccgccgcggcgtcgtccccGTCCGGCGCGGCGCTCTGCCACTGCGTCGAGACCTCGCTCGTcgacgcgccgcgccgcgccatggACGTCGTCGTCCGCAACGTCTCCCTCCGCGGCCTCATCGAGGTCGAGGAGCGGTCCACCTACCGGCCGCACCCGGAGCGGCCCGAGGAGTGGACGCAGTTCAGGCAGGAGACCACGATCCGGTGCCGACCGCTCtcggccctcgccgccgtcgcggagaAGGTCGAGACCCGCTGCGCCGAGAGATTCCTGCAGAACAGCGCCAAGGGGAGGGAGGTCGTCGAGCGGATCTGCCGGTATCTCGAGGCCGAGGCCGCCGGTGCTGCATCCTCCGCCATCTGA
- the LOC127763357 gene encoding uncharacterized protein LOC127763357: protein MPMEHGRRQGVVAIECVAGGSRAEEWGPGSSETVQTGDVVEEILIGVGGRGGPAAHAAPFKGGRAAVQRLLHSAYKRGDTSVEVRVRRPAHAQQLVTTSGELLPSPAAGAATTTTARMQACIVPQEAAVGGGGAMMAVVGRSRQYVLRSIRDPNYAVGFVDRMESECIAIRGSRSSRVVCALSKAQLQDGYVAYPWEKKMREALPIPNSSSFLSMLVLPTALDRAASRYNSVEDTLARANAWILSSQSSGVPISFLNVQTEALLTKISGETASATVNSGSLADLPNLANASLYGFEDYHGVDIGVVKAVRVWYTAAAGEMPVEITLEAGDTKLGFAISRTEEGFIYISSVMEDDSGFLAPSTRSGLRDLYREAKRASKLLVISRVSGQKVLPWMVSTSGAIRCFDTVSLSQKLSLHRHALRPILLHLLMWEGKSADAPARPHEPRLPPQPAPYPEFAAGLVRQDSFGGGELPRQDSFAIGELRRQGSYGVELVRQDSFACTEPPPVRRGDLQGRDTAGDTSFRFHNFSLPNNWV from the exons ATGCCCATGGAGCACGGGAGGAGGCAGGGGGTGGTGGCGATAGAGTGCGTGGCGGGCGGGTCGAGGGCGGAGGAGTGGGGGCCCGGGAGCAGCGAGACGGTGCAGACGGGCGACGTGGTGGAGGAGATCCTCATCGGGGTCGGCGGACGCGGGGGCCCCGCGGCGCACGCCGCGCCGTTCAAGGgcgggcgcgccgccgtgcAGAGGCTCCTCCACTCGGCGTACAAGCGCGGGGACACGTCCGTCGAGGTGCGCGTGCGGCGGCCCGCGCACGCACAGCAGCTGGTGACCACCAGCGGGGAGCTGCTGCCCTCccccgcggcgggggcggcgacgaccacgacggcgaggATGCAGGCCTGCATCGTGCCGCAGGAGGCCGcggtcgggggcggcggcgcgatgaTGGCCGTCGTGGGCCGCAGCCGCCAGTACGTGCTCCGCTCGATCCGTGACCCAAACTACGCCGTCGGCTTCGTCGACCGCATGGAGAGCGAGTGCATCGCCATTCGAG GGTCGAGGAGTTCGAGGGTGGTGTGTGCCCTGAGCAAGGCGCAGCTGCAGGACGGCTACGTGGCCTACCcgtgggagaagaagatgagggaggcGCTCCCGATCCCTAACTCCAGCAGCTTCCTCTCCATGCTCGTCCTCCCCACGGCGCtcgaccgcgccgcctcccgctacAACTCCGTCGAGGACACCCTCGCCCGCGCCAACGCCTGGATCCTCTCCTCGCAGTCGTCCGGTGTGCCCATCTCCTTCCTCAACGTCCAGACCGAGGCCCTCCTCACCAAG ATCTCCGGCGAGACGGCCTCCGCGACGGTCAACTCGGGGTCACTGGCCGACCTCCCGAACCTCGCCAACGCCAGCCTTTACGGGTTCGAGGACTACCACGGCGTGGACATCGGCGTGGTGAAGGCGGTGCGCGTCTggtacaccgccgccgccggtgagatGCCAGTGGAGATCACCCTCGAGGCCGGCGACACCAAGCTCGGCTTCGCCATTAGCCGCACCGAGGAG ggattCATCTACATCTCGTCCGTCATGGAGGACGACAGCGGCTTCCTGGCGCCGTCGACGAGGTCGGGGCTGCGCGACCTCTACCGGGAGGCGAAGCGCGCGTCGAAGCTGCTGGTGATCTCCAGGGTGTCCGGGCAAAAGGTCCTCCCGTGGATGGTGTCCACGTCGGGCGCCATCCGGTGCTTCGACACCGTCTCGCTCAGCCAGAAGCTGTCGCTGCACCGGCACGCCCTGCGCCCGATCCTGCTCCACCTGCTCATGTGGGAAGGCAAGTCGGCCGACGCGCCGGCTCGCCCGCACGAGCCCCGCCTGCCGCCTCAGCCGGCGCCGTACCCGGAGTTCGCCGCCGGCCTTGTGCGGCAGGACtcgttcggcggcggcgagctgccaCGGCAGGACTCGTTCGCCATAGGCGAGCTGCGGCGGCAGGGCTCGTATGGCGTCGAGCTGGTGAGGCAGGACTCGTTCGCGTgcaccgagccgccgccggtgcggaGAGGAGACCTGCAGGGGAGGGACACGGCAGGGGATACATCCTTCAGGTTCCATAATTTCTCGTTGCCCAACAACTGGGTGTGA
- the LOC127763826 gene encoding uncharacterized protein LOC127763826 — protein MAISHLSRRLLSPAAETARLLPKPHPLLFLHPHRHFSAPSQPDGGGGPAPVSPESMKHQEIEGPTVERDTSPLADETRRELDALRAAVQRISGSLALLGGAHLAAGAWIASGAAPFGVGSAAAVQGVVAFAFPFTAALVLRRAIKPIAFFQKMEANGRLQVLTLCLQATKNVNLMLLRTRVVAISCALGVSVGSVATILMR, from the coding sequence ATGGCGATCTCCCacctctcccgccgcctcctGAGCCCCGCCGCCGAGACGGCCAGGCTTCTCCCTAAGCCgcatcccctcctcttcctccacccgCACCGCCACTTCTCCGCTCCCTCGCAacccgatggcggcggcggccccgctCCGGTGTCCCCGGAGTCGATGAAGCACCAGGAGATCGAGGGGCCCACGGTGGAGCGCGACACCTCGCCGCTCGCGGACGAGACGCGGAGGGAGCTCGacgcgctccgcgccgccgtgcagcGGATCAGCGGCTCCCTCGCGCTCCTCGGCGGGGCGCACCTCGCCGCGGGCGCGTGGATCGCATCGGGCGCGGCGCCCTTCGGCGTGGGGTCGGCCGCGGCCGTGCAGGGGGTGGTGGCGTTCGCGTTCCCCTTCACGGCCGCCCTGGTGCTGCGCCGCGCCATCAAGCCCATCGCCTTCTTCCAGAAGATGGAGGCCAACGGGCGGCTGCAGGTGCTCACGCTGTGCCTCCAGGCCACGAAGAATGTGAACCTCATGCTGCTCCGAACGCGGGTGGTCGCCATCTCGTGCGCTCTCGGGGTGTCTGTCGGGTCAGTAGCTACGATCTTGATGCGGTGA
- the LOC127763274 gene encoding 60S ribosomal protein L31, with the protein MSEKKRGAGTRKDEVVTREYTINLHKRLHGCTFKKKAPNAIKEIRKFAQKAMGTTDVRIDVKLNKAIWTNGIRSVPRRVRVRIARKRNDEEDAKEELYSLVTVAEIPAEGLKGLGTKVVEDEE; encoded by the exons aTGTCGGAGAAGAAGCGCGGCGCCGGCACCCGCAAGGACGAGGTGGTGACCCGCGAGTACACCATCAACCTCCACAAGCGTCTCCACGGATG CACCTTCAAGAAGAAGGCGCCGAATGCCATCAAGGAGATCAGGAAGTTTGCACAGAAGGCCATGGGCACAACGGATGTACGCATCGACGTGAAGCTTAACAAGGCCATCTGGACCAATGGTATCCGGAGTGTCCCAAGGCGAGTCCGTGTTAGAATCGCTCGCAAGAGAAACGATGAggaggacgccaaggaggagcTCTACTCTCTGGTCACAGTTGCTGAGATCCCTGCAGAGGGTCTCAAGGGTTTGGGAACCAAGGTTGTTGAGGATGAGGAGTAA